In Fluviispira sanaruensis, a genomic segment contains:
- a CDS encoding peptide MFS transporter: MKQKSQPKGMYILAFTEVFERLSYYTLSFLLVLYASATVENKGLGWSNERALALVGLYTMAAYTLPILGSFIADRFIGRYKAVILGGFVIILGHFLLFFSDYSNFFYIGLACVASGTGFFKPCMPALLGQLYSPDDLRRESGFSWYYFGINLGAMIAGISSGLLLQHFGFRVALASAGVGMIFGMIVFFAGRKHLVLDKVIRKSKHDEKNHQPITRKQKKALISLLIAFVFFAIWAIIYNIAISGTLTLFIENQTNKTLFNYNIPATFFQSLESLTIISSTPVITYFLAKMALRNKYPHFFTQMNFALLLCSISLFYFSYLAYIGQNSLTGEKPFQYYEIAFFIILFSVSETVISPVMMSAISLIAPMKLKSLFQAFYLATFGLTGIIAAKIGAISLEFPFKTFLTLSFILLIGTVLYFFLKGKMIKTAMEAAKEQAALHYGSKK, encoded by the coding sequence ATGAAACAAAAGTCACAGCCTAAAGGTATGTATATTCTAGCATTTACAGAGGTTTTTGAGCGCTTAAGTTATTACACTCTCAGCTTTTTACTTGTTCTTTACGCTTCGGCAACGGTCGAAAATAAAGGGCTGGGTTGGAGCAATGAAAGAGCACTTGCCCTTGTTGGTTTATATACAATGGCTGCTTACACTTTACCCATTTTAGGCTCCTTTATTGCAGATAGATTTATAGGTCGTTATAAAGCGGTTATTTTGGGTGGATTTGTTATTATATTAGGACACTTTTTACTGTTTTTTTCAGATTATTCAAACTTTTTTTATATCGGACTTGCTTGCGTCGCATCAGGAACAGGTTTTTTTAAACCTTGTATGCCTGCTCTTCTCGGTCAATTGTATTCTCCGGATGATTTACGACGAGAATCTGGCTTTAGCTGGTATTATTTTGGAATCAACTTAGGCGCTATGATTGCAGGGATAAGCAGCGGTCTCCTCCTACAACATTTTGGTTTTCGCGTTGCGCTTGCGTCCGCAGGCGTGGGGATGATTTTCGGAATGATTGTTTTCTTTGCAGGCCGTAAACATCTTGTTCTCGACAAAGTCATTCGTAAATCAAAGCACGATGAAAAAAACCATCAACCGATTACGCGCAAACAAAAAAAAGCACTCATTTCACTCCTTATCGCATTTGTCTTTTTTGCTATCTGGGCCATTATTTATAATATTGCCATATCTGGTACTTTAACTTTATTTATTGAAAATCAGACAAATAAAACACTATTTAATTATAATATCCCTGCAACATTCTTTCAATCGCTTGAAAGTCTCACTATTATCTCTTCAACCCCTGTCATAACTTATTTTCTTGCAAAAATGGCTTTACGGAATAAATACCCCCATTTTTTTACCCAAATGAATTTTGCGCTTTTGCTCTGCTCCATTTCCTTATTTTACTTTAGTTACCTTGCTTATATTGGACAAAATTCTCTAACTGGAGAAAAACCATTTCAATATTATGAAATTGCTTTTTTCATCATTCTTTTTTCAGTCAGTGAAACGGTCATTTCTCCTGTGATGATGTCTGCTATTAGTTTGATTGCACCTATGAAATTGAAATCCCTTTTCCAAGCTTTTTATTTAGCCACTTTTGGCTTAACTGGAATTATAGCGGCTAAAATTGGGGCCATATCTCTCGAGTTCCCCTTTAAAACATTTTTGACTTTAAGTTTTATCTTATTGATTGGCACTGTTTTATATTTCTTCCTAAAAGGAAAAATGATAAAAACTGCTATGGAAGCTGCTAAAGAACAGGCAGCCTTACATTATGGCAGTAAAAAATAG
- a CDS encoding formyltransferase family protein — MIVVFASGSGTNFEAIANAFPMDVKALICNKETALVIKKAQNKNIPCFVIPHTHYLSRADHEIEIINKLTTIKNIKVIVLAGYMRVLTHTFFTELKNIQPPPLLINLHPANLNTYKGANAYEYAIKNHFSRWELTVHEVIEELDAGPVLSSIEFPILPLESAHQLQERVRPLEHKLLTSTLAKILGQEKNIYDKSNL, encoded by the coding sequence ATGATCGTCGTTTTTGCCAGTGGATCTGGCACCAATTTTGAAGCGATAGCAAATGCTTTTCCTATGGATGTCAAAGCGCTTATCTGCAATAAAGAAACAGCTCTTGTAATAAAAAAAGCGCAAAATAAAAATATTCCTTGCTTTGTTATTCCGCACACACATTATTTATCTCGCGCAGATCACGAAATTGAGATTATTAATAAATTAACAACAATAAAAAATATCAAAGTCATTGTCCTTGCGGGTTATATGCGGGTGTTGACACATACGTTTTTTACTGAACTGAAGAATATTCAACCACCACCACTCCTTATAAATTTACATCCAGCGAATCTCAATACATACAAAGGTGCAAACGCCTATGAATATGCAATAAAGAATCATTTTTCACGCTGGGAATTAACTGTACATGAAGTGATAGAAGAGCTCGACGCGGGGCCCGTACTCAGCTCAATTGAATTTCCAATTTTACCTTTAGAATCCGCGCATCAGCTGCAAGAGCGTGTTCGCCCACTGGAACATAAATTGCTCACATCCACACTCGCAAAAATTCTTGGCCAGGAGAAAAATATTTATGACAAGTCAAACTTATGA
- the purM gene encoding phosphoribosylformylglycinamidine cyclo-ligase produces MTSQTYEKSGVSIAAGEYLVDKIKEINPSIGGFAGLYPFDEERSLVACTDGVGTKLELGIKMERYEDLGQDLVAMSVNDLIVCGARPLFFLDYFATGKLNIDVAHRVIKGIVRACKESGCLLLGGETAEMPGFYDNNKFDLAGFAVGEVYNNEIIDGKDIKAGDILIGLPSSGFHSNGYSLVRKIMRDNNIQLQDSFADKTIGEFLTEPTRLYVKDILKLKKQLSIKGMAHITGGGLTNISRILPADLRYQVDKEKISTPAIMKYFQNLGNITDDEAYTVWNMGLGFTLIVDQKDLGKISEFLPEAFIFGKVIRK; encoded by the coding sequence ATGACAAGTCAAACTTATGAAAAATCAGGTGTTAGCATTGCTGCAGGTGAATATCTCGTTGATAAAATCAAAGAAATAAACCCATCTATCGGTGGTTTTGCCGGTCTTTACCCCTTCGATGAAGAGCGTTCCTTAGTTGCATGCACCGATGGAGTGGGAACTAAACTCGAACTCGGCATTAAAATGGAGCGGTATGAAGATCTTGGACAAGATCTTGTCGCCATGAGCGTAAACGATCTCATTGTCTGTGGAGCACGCCCACTTTTTTTCCTCGACTATTTTGCCACAGGCAAGCTCAATATCGATGTTGCACACAGAGTGATCAAAGGAATTGTTCGTGCTTGTAAAGAGTCAGGATGTCTCCTTTTAGGAGGAGAAACTGCAGAGATGCCTGGATTTTACGACAACAATAAATTCGATCTTGCTGGTTTTGCCGTTGGCGAAGTTTACAACAATGAAATTATCGACGGAAAAGATATCAAAGCAGGTGATATTTTAATTGGTTTACCGAGCAGTGGATTCCATTCAAATGGTTATTCGTTAGTGCGTAAAATAATGCGAGATAATAATATCCAATTGCAAGATTCTTTTGCTGACAAAACCATTGGAGAATTTTTAACTGAACCAACCCGCCTGTATGTAAAAGATATTTTAAAATTAAAAAAACAGCTTAGCATAAAAGGGATGGCGCATATTACAGGTGGTGGTCTGACAAATATCAGCCGGATTTTGCCTGCAGATTTACGCTATCAAGTTGATAAAGAAAAAATATCGACTCCAGCGATCATGAAATACTTTCAAAATCTCGGAAATATCACTGATGATGAAGCTTATACTGTTTGGAATATGGGTTTAGGATTTACCCTCATCGTCGATCAAAAAGATCTTGGAAAAATAAGTGAATTCTTACCCGAAGCATTTATTTTTGGCAAAGTAATACGAAAATAA